The following DNA comes from Bombus terrestris chromosome 2, iyBomTerr1.2, whole genome shotgun sequence.
TTAGCCAGTCAACTGGGATTTAAAGATATTGTAGAAACGATGCTCAATAATCCTATGATAGGTGCATATCTAAAAGACACTGTATGGAAAAAAGGATATAatgctatttaaatattttctttaaactaTACATTTCCTATAAACATTCATAAATGTTGTAACATCCAAagtgtatatgtatgtttttATTACTGTTTTTGAATAAATagatatgtttttatatatttatatcatcaccaaatttctttattttttcaactCAGAATATATAGGGTGACCCCACTGTGTGTATAAACTTTTAATTATACTCAAAAACAACAGAATTATTTATTGAGCTTCATATTTCTAATGTACAATTTAATGTgtataatgtaaaatttaaGACAATAATTAtggataaaaatatatgttgtaAAAAGATCTTATGGCACAGTCAAACAGAAAAAGCAGCAGTTCTTAAATTGgacgtatatataaaaaaacacGAACAAAAATTCGGAAAAATACTATTCCAAAAAATGTTGTCAcgaaaacaattaaaattactAAGACTTATGCATAAATTAATGAGAGCTATCGAGAAAGCAGAGATTGATAAACAACAaggtacaattttataattttttcagatatcattttaaaatttcattattttttttagCATTTCAATTGCTAAAGGCATCTAACGATGCAATAAAAGCAACGATTTCTACATTTCAAGATTCAATGAAACGATACAAAGAAAGCGTGAAAACGGAATTTGCAAAACTCGATTGTTTAAGTACAAATCGACTTTTAAGTATTAattgtacatatacataatttatcaaTGTTGAACAAGTATATTATAAGATAcctaaaagtaaaatatttttttaactattattattattttaattattatctatcattttattttatttaaatgaatgatactggtgcaatataattaaataaaatttattatgaatcAATACAACATTAGCATTTTATGCATATTACagtattattactttttatttaaaaaatgtcattaattcaaataaaattgaaggAGAAGAACTACTTCAATTCTAAGAAGACTATTAtgttgtaaatatatatgtacatatttcataaaatgtaagtatatttttacaaataatacataaaatatttatttaaaatttatttcgttgagatagatataatgtatcaatataatatataaaacgtcAATTCATATTACGAAAAAAATGATGATATGGATTTGTGATTCTTatgagaatttaaaatatttgcatttaatcGACGTTTAATAGAATTGGTATCTACATCACTTGTACGTTCCttcctttttatatttgtagtaTGTAATACTGAATTATTTAAGTTCCATTGCATACTTTCAGCCACATGAAAATCGCAATGTTCCTGATATTTTAATGTAGGTATCATTTGATAACATTTTAAACATTGTTTAGAAGGAACTTCAATTGAGTTAGATGAGTTTTTTTTAATTAGGAAATTAGAAATATCAttatcttttcttccttttgaaGCGTtggttttaaatttattttttcccttCAACATTTTCACTAAAgtttcttttgaaatattctttttattttccgttTTCATATATAATTTTGCTTTTTCTTGTAAATATGAAGGTAACAATACAACTACAGTAGGATCAATATTACTCAAATCAGGAAATATTTCTTCTAGTTGTATTATATCTTGTTCGTTAATCactttgttattttcatttaattttatatttgaagaaGTTGGtccattttctatttcattgtttgtatacattttatcactattcTCCTTTATATTCAAGTCCAATTTTTCGTCAAAAtaacttttctcgttttttacACTATCTTCATTTACATTTTCAAACTcaatatctatatttacattgtCGTTTAACTCAATCAACCTAATATCATTTACATGTGTATCTTTCAAATTACTTTCTTTTGGGTTGAAAACATTCATAAAAAATGATTCCTTAAAATCATTTTGATCTAAGGGATCATTCAAATTAAAACAATTTGTCttcttttcataaaatgtttttattttatttccttcattTAATGaattgattaaattatttaatcttcTAGAAGTAGGAGACCAATCTGTTTTGATATTACAACTTTGTTCACCTAATTGTGCACTTATTCTAGAACATTTTTCCCCAACATGTTTTAGTTTATTACTTGATGCATTGTTAATTTCATCACTATTAGAATCTACATTGATAATTTTATCGACATCTAAatcactttttattttcttagtAGTATTTTCTACTGAATATATACTTTCTACTTTCGTATTTTTTGTTTGTGCATCTATTTTCTTATGAGGCTCTGATTCGTTTGATTTAAAAAAGTTCCGAAAATTGCCGCTACCTTTAGCTGGTATAAATTTACCAGCTGATATACCTAAATATGCAATTGGACATTGTGTTGACTTAGATATGATTTGTACACAACGAATTGCCATATTTCCTGGTTTATATGAATTTAAAGTACATGAACGTGATTGTGATACTGTAGCCTTATTTTGATAATACTGATAACATATTGTCATTAACGTTGCTCGTCGCTCATTTTCTTCAAGATCTTGTTCAAGACGTTCACAAACTTCTGCTGATAATTCACCAGCCCAATGTTCTAACTGTAAACAAAATATTATGTAAAGAAATAATTCACAATTTTCCtatgtacaaattttattatgtacTTTACCACATCTAATGAGACAATAGCTTGTTTTCCTGGGAACTTTTTACATGCTCCAATTGATTTTGATACTAATCGTATATTAACAGGTTCATTGTCTATTCCTCGAGCAATATTGTATAACCATAAtctgaataaatatattaatataacataGTTTCAAAGTAACgtttttatacattattattttcaGAGAAATTATGAGTTCATAAATATACCCTGTTTTTTCATCAAATCGTTTTTGTAAATATTGCAGTGAATACTGTACTAAATCACCCATAACATTACAATTGAGAGATTCAACAACAACAGTTCCAAACTTCCCACCAAGATTTCTAACTTTTTTGATTGGCAATGTCGAATACAGAGTTGATACTGCAGTTGCAGGTAATATTGTTTGTCGATTTGGTTTATGCAATCCACATGCCAACTTAGCTAATATCTAAACATATACaatattactttttttaattaaataggtAATGAAATAAATGGTACACCTTTTTACCTTGTTTTCTGCAATACCAGCAGAACATCTAAATCCTGTTTTATCAAATATGTCAGCTCTTATTTCTTCAACTATAAGTCCCGCTATTGCGAGTTTTTGCGCTTCTATGTCTTCAAGATTCTCGAAAACGTTCATTATCCAAGTTTTTGTACCTTTACTTCTCTCTTCTAAATCCATACCATATAAAAGCCCATATCAtataaaaacattatatacaaatttatttatagtcATAAAAgtttatagtaattttttcttacCTTCATCATTTTTTCCAACTTCTGAATATCCTActacaaaagtatttgaaagCTGTGTCACTAAATGAttcaaagaaatagaatatgTAGACATCTTTTTACAAACCAAGTCAGTAATATCTAAATATGCTTCATCCACACTAGCACGTTCTATTATATTGCAATGTTtctttataacattaataactTCACGACCAGCACTTCTATATCTATACAAACATTTGTAATTCACCCACATTGtgtgtatataaaaaatattaaatgcatAATTTTTTGATATACCTTGATGTATCAGCTTTTCCACGAAGGCATGGTACACTAGCTAAAACAACATCTGGACATTTTTCTTTTGCCTCTTCACCTCTCATATGTCTTGTAACACCATATTCCCTTGCTTCATAATTAACAGCAATTatcctatttaaaaaatattagcaaTATTTAGAATCTCTCTCTAATCTATTTACTTAAGTtatttaagtataatttatattatctaGAATATTTTACCCTCCTAATTTCCACTGATTGTATTGTACAACTGCAAGTGGTTTTCCAGCATATTCTGGTTGCAGTTTTGTTTCAACTTGGCAAAAAAAACAATCCATGTCTATTAAAACGACAACTCTATCGTTGCTTGAGTTTgccattataaaataaatttgatctatcaattaaaattatttgcaattataGGTTAAAAACATTAGTATAATACGACGTTATTCATCTTGTATTCAttaaaatgaaagtttaaattatatatatatttgcaaaaacaTCATTATTGTtttagtattttaaaaataggTTATAGGTATAAAACTTTTACATATAATCAAATTAGTacaaagttaaaagaaaaacacaaccGCAATTTGACAGAGTCccaaatttaaatttgtaactAGATCATCGTTCCTAAATTCACATTATTTTGTAAGGATGGATTATAAATAGTCGTCTTTGTTTTGAACTGGTGTACGCCTGTGGCTCTCTCTAGcatgaatattttgtatgataATAGGGTTAATTCTAGCGCCGCGAATTTAACTGTACAGTAACATAGCCGAAACAATGAACAAAAgctatttaacaaatttattgattaatgacaaaattatttctcagTAACAACTGTGATTACTCTCGAATTTCATATTTACTTTCGTTACCATGATAAAGTGCTTTGCCAAAGCATAAATCGCTCGCTTTTTAATATTGTAAActccaatcaaaataaaatttattagcatTAATTAATAAGAGTTTGTCTTATTGgataacaaattaataatagaTTATCATGTAAATTCAAGCAAATAAATGAGCCACTCTGCGACTCACAATTAAAGAATCGTTACAACCGTCACGCTGAGCTCAACATCTCAGTAAATTTCATTACAGCGTAAATCTTGTTAAAGTTGTCaatctattataaatattcagttttaaatataactagtcttaaacataaatttaaacATCGAATTAGTTTCAAAATTGTTTGTAGTTGTAACGCGTGCAGAGTGCTCCAGTACTCCACTGGCTGCAACCACGCCAAATTCCCCAAATCTTGGAAAGGTCACGCAACATCTTTAATTTACGATATGCCATTagtaattttatgtataatcaataaattatttttgcaCAGAAAAgggaaatatatattaatacaataaatacgaaaatatatatattactgcaatgaatattaatattcagAAATTAAGATCTAAAATTACATATTGGTTTCAAGTATTTTTAGAACACATAGTAGCTTATATTCTATGAATGTAGCATTAAGTATTACATTTACGAACGTAAAATACTTTACAattattgaaaatgtatatgtatacatcatAGAGGTTACAGATACATGTCAAGTTTTGGAACACCTTGATTCCTGCAAATACAACATACAATAAACGcgtttattttttcaaaattttattctctGATTTATTTATACACAATTTGCGTAAGGTGAAGTACTACACTTTGTGATAATgccaagtaaaaagaaaaaatataatgcaCGTTTTCCAGCAGTGAGTATTAAAATACTCTGTATAGTTTGGGAAAGTTTTTTACGAAAATGCACttcatatataa
Coding sequences within:
- the LOC100646939 gene encoding DNA polymerase eta → MANSSNDRVVVLIDMDCFFCQVETKLQPEYAGKPLAVVQYNQWKLGGIIAVNYEAREYGVTRHMRGEEAKEKCPDVVLASVPCLRGKADTSRYRSAGREVINVIKKHCNIIERASVDEAYLDITDLVCKKMSTYSISLNHLVTQLSNTFVVGYSEVGKNDEEERSKGTKTWIMNVFENLEDIEAQKLAIAGLIVEEIRADIFDKTGFRCSAGIAENKILAKLACGLHKPNRQTILPATAVSTLYSTLPIKKVRNLGGKFGTVVVESLNCNVMGDLVQYSLQYLQKRFDEKTGLWLYNIARGIDNEPVNIRLVSKSIGACKKFPGKQAIVSLDVLEHWAGELSAEVCERLEQDLEENERRATLMTICYQYYQNKATVSQSRSCTLNSYKPGNMAIRCVQIISKSTQCPIAYLGISAGKFIPAKGSGNFRNFFKSNESEPHKKIDAQTKNTKVESIYSVENTTKKIKSDLDVDKIINVDSNSDEINNASSNKLKHVGEKCSRISAQLGEQSCNIKTDWSPTSRRLNNLINSLNEGNKIKTFYEKKTNCFNLNDPLDQNDFKESFFMNVFNPKESNLKDTHVNDIRLIELNDNVNIDIEFENVNEDSVKNEKSYFDEKLDLNIKENSDKMYTNNEIENGPTSSNIKLNENNKVINEQDIIQLEEIFPDLSNIDPTVVVLLPSYLQEKAKLYMKTENKKNISKETLVKMLKGKNKFKTNASKGRKDNDISNFLIKKNSSNSIEVPSKQCLKCYQMIPTLKYQEHCDFHVAESMQWNLNNSVLHTTNIKRKERTSDVDTNSIKRRLNANILNSHKNHKSISSFFS
- the LOC125385842 gene encoding uncharacterized protein LOC125385842; the encoded protein is MDKNICCKKILWHSQTEKAAVLKLDVYIKKHEQKFGKILFQKMLSRKQLKLLRLMHKLMRAIEKAEIDKQQAFQLLKASNDAIKATISTFQDSMKRYKESVKTEFAKLDCLSTNRLLSINCTYT